GGCGCGGAACGGGGCGCGACTCACGGTCGACGACGCCGTCGAGTTGCTCACGACGGGGACCGACTGCGAGGGGATCGACCGCCGGCGCAAGGAGCGGGTGCTCGAGGCGGCCGACCACCGCCGCCAGGACGTCGTCGGCGACGAGGTGACGTTCGTTGCCAACCTCAACAACAACGTCACGACCGCGTGCAACGTCGGCTGTCTCTTCTGTAACTTCAAGGACGCCGCCCACACCTTCGAGCGCGATTACGACGGCCTCGAGACGGCCGGGTTCACCAAGACGCCGGCTGAATCGCGCGAGACCGTCGCTGACGCCGTCGAGCGAGGGATCTACGAGGTGACCTCGGTCTCGGGACTCCACCCCGGATTCGCCCTCGACGACGAGCACCTCGAGATCCTCGAGGCCCACCCGGACCCGAAGGCGGTCAACTACAAACCGCCCGCCGCGTACGAAACGGACCCCGGCACCTACGCCGACCAGCTCGAGGCGATGAGCGTCGACGGCGTCCACGTCCACTCGATGACCCCCGAGGAGGGATACCACGCCCGGCGAGGGACCGACTGGTCCTACGAGGAGGTGTACGGACGACTGCAGGACGCTGGGCTGGATACCGTTCCAGGAACGGCCGCCGAAATCCTCGTCGACGAGGTTCGCGACGTCATCTGTCCCGGGAAAATTCGAACTGGCGACTGGCTCGAAGCCATGGAGGCCGCCGCGAACGTCGGCCTCGGCCTGACGGCGACGATCATGTACGGTCACGTGGAGAACGAGGCTCACCGCGCGATGCACCTGCAGGAAGTTCGCGACCTCCAGGAGCGTGTCGACGGCGCCATCACCGAGTTCGTGCCCCTCTCCTTTGTCCACCAGAACACGCCGCTGTACGAACACGGCGTCGTCTCGGGCGGGGCCAGCCGCGACGAGGACGAATTGATGATCGCCGTCTCGCGGCTCTTTCTCGACAATATCGACCACGTCCAGTCGTCGTGGGTCAAGTACGGCGACGAGGGCGGTCTGAAGATGCTCGCCTGCGGCGCCGACGACTTCATGGGGACGATCCTCTCCGAGGAGATCACGACCCGTGCCGGCGGCGAACACGGCGAGTTCCGATCCTTCGAGGACTACGTCGACCTCATCACCTCGATCGGTCGCGTGCCGGTCGAGCGCTCGACGGACTACCGGGAGCGGCGCGTGATCGACCCCGACGACCCACCGTTCGGGCCGCGACTGGGACCGAAGGCCAACGGGACGCCGCTGCTCGAGGACGAACGTGCCGCCGCTGGCGTGGAATCGATCTCGGAGTAATCGACTTTGGGGTAGGCCACAGCTATCAGGGGTCCCATGTGGCCATCGCTCGTACAGAATTATACTCTCTCGACTATACTATACATACTATAGTATAACTGGTTCGACGCTCGTGCGCCAATCGACCGCGAGCGACACTCGGGTTCGTGTGCGAGTCCCACGTCGAGCGAACGTCGGGAAGTCTATCACGGGCGCGCGAAAAGTGGTCGCGTATGAACCACCTCGTACCCGCCAGCGACGCCGAGAACCGCTGGCACCTGCCGAACCACGCTCACCTCGTCGTCTACGAGCGAGGCTCCGGCGAACGCGGTTTGCTCACGATCTACGACTGCGGGGCGGCCCAGAAACCGCCCTCGGCCCAGTTGCTCGGAACGCTCGAGGCCGTCGACGTGCGTGCCGAAACCGAGGCGACGCCGACGGGTCGAGTCGTCAGTCTGCGAGAGCCGAGCGTACTCGAGGCTCTGGACGGCGACCGGTATCGCATTCGGCAGCGATAAGCGAACGATCTGGGTCGACCTCGAGACGGCAACGAGGCCAGCTAGAAATCAAAAATCCCGAATACCGATACCGAATACCGAACCTGAATCACGAACCGCACGTTTCTTATCACCCCTGCACTACCACCCGAACGAATGGAACAGTCAGTCCTGCTCACGGGGGCTGGAGGCCGCGTCGGGACCGCGATCCTCGACGACCTCGCCAACGACTACGACTGGCGGCTGCTCGACCGCGAGCCGCTGACCGGTGAGTACGCCGAGGCCCACGACTGCGTCGTCGCCGACATCGTCGACGAGACGGCCGTCCGCGAGGCCATGGAGGGCGCCGACGTCGTCATCCACCTCGCTGGCGACCCGCGTCCGGAAGCCCCGTGGGACAGCGTATTGCGAAACAACATCGACGGCACCCAGACTGTCCTGGAGGCTGCCGTCGACGCCGGCGTCGAAAAGGTGGTCTTCGCCTCCTCGAACCACGCCGTCGGCGCCTTCGAAACCGACGAGCGGACCCCGGAGCTCTATCGCGTCCAGGACGAGTTCCGTTTGGATGGGACGGAACTCCCTCGCCCCGGCAACCTCTACGGCGTCTCGAAAGCCGCCGGAGAGACCCTCGGCCGGTACTACCACGACGAGTACGGCCTCTCGGTGTGTTGTGTCCGTATCGGGAACCTCACGAAGGACCACCCGCCCATCGATTACGAACGCGGGCAGGCGATGTGGCTCTCCTACCGGGACTGCGCCCACCTCTTCGACCGGACGATCGAGGCCGACTACGGCTACGAGATCGTCTACGGTATCTCGGACAACGACCGCAAGTACTACTCGCTCGAGCGCGCTCGCGATGTACTTGGGTACGAACCGCGGGACAACTCTGCGGCTCACGAGTAAGGCGGCGGTTACGAGCCGTCAGCTTCTACAGCGTTCACGTCCGCATTTAGAGCGCTTATATCCGCATCTGCAGCGCTTACATCCGCATCTGCAGCGCTTACATCCGCAAGAACTGGGCGTGTCGGGTCCCCTCGAGCTCGAGGACGTGCTCGGCCTCGACGAACCCGGCATCGATCGCCACCGATACGGTTTCTTCGCCGACCAGGTTGGCGACGCTCGCCCGTGAGAGGCCGTCGACGACGGCTTCCTCGTCGACCGCGTCGGCCCCCTCGCCGTAGAAGTCTTCGGTGACGGTCAGCGTGGCACGACCGTCCGCGGCCTCGAAGGACTCGCCGAGGACGTTCCGATCACAGACCGAGACGAGCAGGCCTTTAGGCGTCTGGCGCTCGACGAGTAACATCGGGCCATCGTCGGCACCCTCGTCAGCCTCACTGTCGGCATCTGCGTTCACTTCGTCGACATCTTCGCCCGTCGAAGCGTCAGCATCCGCGCTCACCTCGCCAACGTCCTCGCTGGGTACAGCCTCGGCGTTCCCACTCGAGTCGACGCTCTCCTCAAGGGCGTCCTCGCCCGATTCGACGTCATCGTCCGCGTCGGCGTTCGTCGACGTCACGATCACTCACGCATCTGCTCGCGCTCTTCGACCAGTTGCTGTTCGGCCTGCTCGCGCAGTTCGTTCGCCTCCTCGGCGAGCGCCTCGGCCTGCTCGTCTTCACCTAGTTCCTCGAGAATCCGGGCTTTCTCCTCGAGAACCGGCGCGTTGCGGAGTCCCAGCCTGATCGCGTTGTCGATGGAGTGGAGCGCATCCTCGGTGAGGCCCCGGTCGGCCAGAAAGAACGCTCGGTTGTACCAGCCCTCGGCGAAGCGGTCGTCGACCTCGACGGCCCGTTCGGCGTGGTCGAGGGCTTCGGCCGTCTCGCCGAACTCCCAGAGGGCGTAGGCCAGATTGGTGTGGGCGGTCGCGGTGTGTTCGGGCGAGGACCGATCGTACTCGCCGGCGTCCTCCTCGGCCTCGCGGGCGATGCGGAGGGCTTCGCGGTGGGCGCCGATGGCCTCGTCGTACTCCTCGAGTTCGGCGTGGGCGACCCCCTTGTTGACCCAGGCTTCCTGTTCCGTGGCGGGGTCGTCGGTGAACTGGGCGGCGCGCTCGAAGGCCTCGGTGGCCTGCTCGTAGCGGTTGATCTGCGTGTAGCTGAGTCCGACGTCGATCAGTTCCTGGGCGTCGACGTCCTCGCTTCCGATCTGGCGCTCGTCGAGCATGTCGGTGAGCGCCCGCGAGTCGATGGGGTCGACCCGCGAGGGATCGACGTCGAGTTCGGGCGGGTCGAGGTCGAACTCCTCGTAGGACTCGTCGAAGCCGGCCCCCTCTGAGAAGCGGTGCCTGCGGTCTGAATCCTCCTGGCGGTCGGTCATGCCTTCGAGTTGGGTAGCTGGCGGGTTAAGGCCTGCGCTCGGGTGACAATCGATTAGAAGACCGCCTCGAGTGGAGGCGAGGAATTCTCATGTATTAAGTACAGGCCCGCAATATTCGCGAGTATGCAAACGCTCCTGCTGGATAGCGAGGATGTCGACGAGAACGCGATGATGGCGGACGTCATCGGCGCGGTCGAGGACGCCTTCGCCGCCTACGAGCGCGGGGACGCACAGATGCCGGCGAAGTCCTACATCGACCTCCCCCAGTACAACGGGGACTTCCGGTCGATGCCCGCATACTTAGACGCGGGTAACTGGGACGCCGCCGGGCTAAAGTGGGTCAACGTCCACCCCGACAACCCTGCTGACCACGACCTGCCGACCGTAATGGGGACGATGATCTACTCCGACCCCGAAACTGCGTTCCCGCTCGCGGTGATGGACGGCACCGAACTCACGATGAAGCGTACCGGCGCGGCGGCCGCCGTCGCTACGGACTACCTGGCCGTCCAGGACGCGACGAGCCTGGGCATCGTCGGCGCCGGCGTCCAGTCGTACACCCAGCTCGACGCAATCGCCCAGATTCGTCCCATCGAGGAGGTCGTTGTCAGCGACCTGGACGACGAGCGTGTCCGGCGATTTATCGAGACCTACGGCGACGACTTCGACGTCCGCGAGGGATCGATCAGTGAGGCCGGTCACTGCGACGTGCTCTCGACGGTGACGCCCGTCGAGACGCCAATCGTCGGTCCCGACGACGTCGCCGAGCACACCCACATCAACGCGATGGGTGCCGACGCCGAGGGCAAGCACGAACTGGCCGACGACCTCCTCCGGGGTGCTCGTATCGTCATCGACGACCACAAGCAGTGCACTCACTCCGGCGAGATCAACGTCCCCTACAACGAGGGCGTCCTCACCGACGACGACATTTACGGCGAGATCGGCCAGCTCGTCGTCGGCGAGAAGACCGGCCGCGACGCCGATACGGGCGTCACCGTCTTCGACTCGACCGGCCTCGCTATCCAGGACGTCGCAGCCGCTCACGTCGTCTACGAGCAGGCCGCGAGCAACGAGAACGGCTCGCCGTTCGACCTCGTCGGCGTCCAGGAGTAGGCTCAAGTCGTTCTCGGAGGCTTCCACCGGACGATAGAGTCGGAGAATATCAATGTGATCGAATCCGATCGACCACAACGTCGCCATCGGCGGTAATTCTGATAACCCACTGCTCACCAGCCATTTCTACGTACCTTTCATCGAGCGATTCGACGTACTCATCACTCGTTTCAGAATCGACGGTCCCTCGAATCGTGTATTCACCAGGTGATTGTATCACGTCCTTCAAAACGTGGCGGGTAGGTTGATCGGAAGAAGCGGCGATCGAAATATTCTCAGAGTAGATCACGCTCGAGTTCTCGATGACTTGGACGGTCACGTCGTGATCGCTAGCGTGCCGGTTCTCGATCAGCAGGTTCGGCGGTCTTTCTTCAACCAGGCAATACGTCGGTGTTGGATCCCCCTTCGTACTGTCCGTATAACAAATTTCGTCCGACAGCGCAGATCCGTCCCCGCCGTTCGACGGTGAAATACCGCCGAGACACCCGGAAAAAGCAACCAGAATTACGGCAAAGAGAAGTACGGATCGACCCATGATACTGGTTATATTACCGTCATTAAATAGCTTCGGTACGGTAGCAGGTCGATTTTCTCGAATGAGATAAGGCGGATCTACTCGAGCAGTTCCGCGAACCCGAAGTTCGGTTTGACGTCCTCGACGCGAACCCGGACCGTCTCTCCCTCCTCGGTCCCGGCGACGAACAGCCGGTACCCCTCCACCGACGCGATACCGTCGCCCTCCGATCCCGTGTCGATAATCTCGACCTCGAGTTCCTCGCCCACCTCAACTGGTGCTGTCAGGCGTCCCTTGGCGAGCAAGTAAATCTCGGAGGAGGACTGCCGCGAGGCGTCGGGACTGGTCGCTCGAACGTACTGGAACTCCGCCTCGATGTCCGCCCGGAGGGCGTCCACGTCCGGCCCCTCGAACACCTTCACCGCGAAGTTGCCCCCCGTATCGAGCAACTCGAGGGCCGTCTCGAAGGCCATCCTGGCGAGGTGAAGCGAGCGCGCCTGGTCTAGCGAGTACTCCCCGGACATGTTCGGTGCCATGTCCGAGACGACGCAGTCGACGGGGCCGTCCGCGGCGTCCAGGACTCGCTTCAGGGTCTTTTCCTGGGTCATGTCGCCCCGGAGCGTTTCCGTGCGGTCGGCGAGTTCGGAATCATCGAGATCCTTGATCCGCTGAAGGTCGACGCCGATGACTCGTCCACGGGGGCCGACCTTCTCGGCGGCGACCTGGAGCCAGCCGCCGGGGGCCGCCCCGAGGTCGACGACGGTGTCGCCGCCCTCGATTAGCGACTCCAGGTCGTCGAGTTGTTTGAGTTTGTAGGCCGCTCTCGAGCGGTACCCCTGCTGTTTCGCGCGGTTGTAGTAGTCGTCTTTCCCTCGTCCCATCAGTCCCCACCTCGAGTCTCGACTCCTCGGTTCGCCGCACGTCCGAACGCCGGACAGTGGGCGCGATAGTCGGTCATGTTCTGGCAGACGCGCTCGAGGCGGTAAGGCTTGACGCAATCGATTCCGCCTCGAGCGGCGTGAAGGATGCGAGGCGGTTTTTCTGGAAGTTTACTCGTGGCAATAGACGCCATTCCTTCGTATGGATATTCGCCACTCGCGGATTGCTTGTGGCCAAAGACGCCAGGACAGGGATTTGAACCACGGTCGGACGTGCTCGCTCGTTTCGCTCGTTTCGCTCGCTGTGCGCGACCTCCCTGATTCAAACCCCTTCGTTCGCGTTTCTCGCGTCACGACCGCTCGCGTCGCTACGCGCCGCTCGCGGGGGTTGTGACGCGAGAAACGCCAGGACAGGGATTTGAACCCTGAATCCCGAAAGGGAACACGCTTTCCAGGCGTGCGCCTTACCGTTCGGCCATCCTGGCTCACTCGAGCATAGCCGGGTGGGTCGTTTAACTGTTACGTAAGGAGACGACGGGCGTCACTTCCGTTTCTCGTCCACGCCGTCGTCACTGACCCGTCCCGCCGCCCACCGCGCCACCCGGGGCTCGAGTCGGTACGCCGCTGCCGCAGTCCCGACGCCGACCGCCAGCGCAACCAGTCCCGCTCGAGGCAGCGACACCAGCGGCTCGACGGCGAGGGCGTACCCCTGGACGAGCACGAGGAACGTCATCGTGCCGACGGCACCCCAGAGGACGGCGGATTTCAGGTGAGCGTCCACGTTTACGGTTTCGACCACGCCTCGACTACTCGAGGCTGGCGATCGCTTCGATCTCGATTCCGACGCCCTTCGGCAGGTTCGCGACCTCGAAGGCGCTTCGGGCCGGCGGCTCGTCGTCGAAGTAGCTCGCGTAGACCTCGTTCATCGCCTCGAACTCCTCGATGTCGTCCAGGAGGACGGTCATTTTGAGCACATCGCCCATGGCCGCGCCCGCTTCCTCGAGGACGGCCTCGACGTTGTCGAGGGCCTGCTCGGTCTGGACGTCGATCGGCTCGTCGTCGAGCAATTCGCCGTCGGGCGTGAGCGGGATCTGGCCTGCAGTGAAGACGATCGAGTCGTCGGTCGTTCCCTGGCTGTAGGCGCCGACGGCCGCCGGCGCGTCGTCCGTGCTGATGATGCGCTTCATGTCCGACGCAACTCGACAGGGTGACTTAAAAACCGGCGAAACGTCCGGGCGGAGCTCGCGAACGAGGCCGACAGTATAAGCCGCCCGCGACCCGATGGCTCACTGATGGGGCCCTCGAGGTGGCGTCGCGGAGCTGCTGGCTCGCGATTACAATCCCGAGCACGCTGGCTCCTCGTCGTCGCGTTCGCGGCCGTCGTGCTCGCCGTCGTCGCCCTCGTCGGCTGCTGGCGCGTCGCTCGAGCGCATTTCGTCGCCGACCGGCCGTTCTCTCCGCTGTTCGGCGGCCGCTACGTCGGCCCCGACTGGGCGGCTCGGAACGGACTCGAGGCCGACCAGGTCGCGGGCGAACTCGAGGACTTCGACGTTTACGAGCGTCCAGGAACTGATCTCGAGTCCGGCCCGGTCGACGCGTTCGACCCCGACGATGTTCACCCCGCGGTTCGCCGCTTCTACGAACGGACGAGCGATTACGACCTCACCTACGAAACACGCTGGCACCGCGGCTTTCGCCTCGGCGCGTGGCTCGCCTCGTTCGCGACCACTCGCCTCGAGCAGCTCAACCTTCCCGGACGGAGCGACGGGCGGACGCGTCGCCTCGAGAGTCGACTGGCACGGGTTCCGACGTCGGCGGACCCCCGCGGCGCTCGCGTCTGGACGCGAACCGATCCAGATTCCGGCGAGGCGGTGTTCGTCGCGGTCTACGCGACCCACGAGCGAGCGGGCGTCACGTACGCGAACGTCGC
This region of Natronosalvus halobius genomic DNA includes:
- the cofH gene encoding 7,8-didemethyl-8-hydroxy-5-deazariboflavin synthase subunit CofH, which codes for MEPPVTDADLAFEHVPETDQSFENALEKARNGARLTVDDAVELLTTGTDCEGIDRRRKERVLEAADHRRQDVVGDEVTFVANLNNNVTTACNVGCLFCNFKDAAHTFERDYDGLETAGFTKTPAESRETVADAVERGIYEVTSVSGLHPGFALDDEHLEILEAHPDPKAVNYKPPAAYETDPGTYADQLEAMSVDGVHVHSMTPEEGYHARRGTDWSYEEVYGRLQDAGLDTVPGTAAEILVDEVRDVICPGKIRTGDWLEAMEAAANVGLGLTATIMYGHVENEAHRAMHLQEVRDLQERVDGAITEFVPLSFVHQNTPLYEHGVVSGGASRDEDELMIAVSRLFLDNIDHVQSSWVKYGDEGGLKMLACGADDFMGTILSEEITTRAGGEHGEFRSFEDYVDLITSIGRVPVERSTDYRERRVIDPDDPPFGPRLGPKANGTPLLEDERAAAGVESISE
- the azf gene encoding NAD-dependent glucose-6-phosphate dehydrogenase Azf, which encodes MEQSVLLTGAGGRVGTAILDDLANDYDWRLLDREPLTGEYAEAHDCVVADIVDETAVREAMEGADVVIHLAGDPRPEAPWDSVLRNNIDGTQTVLEAAVDAGVEKVVFASSNHAVGAFETDERTPELYRVQDEFRLDGTELPRPGNLYGVSKAAGETLGRYYHDEYGLSVCCVRIGNLTKDHPPIDYERGQAMWLSYRDCAHLFDRTIEADYGYEIVYGISDNDRKYYSLERARDVLGYEPRDNSAAHE
- a CDS encoding DUF424 domain-containing protein; this translates as MLLVERQTPKGLLVSVCDRNVLGESFEAADGRATLTVTEDFYGEGADAVDEEAVVDGLSRASVANLVGEETVSVAIDAGFVEAEHVLELEGTRHAQFLRM
- a CDS encoding tetratricopeptide repeat protein, whose translation is MTDRQEDSDRRHRFSEGAGFDESYEEFDLDPPELDVDPSRVDPIDSRALTDMLDERQIGSEDVDAQELIDVGLSYTQINRYEQATEAFERAAQFTDDPATEQEAWVNKGVAHAELEEYDEAIGAHREALRIAREAEEDAGEYDRSSPEHTATAHTNLAYALWEFGETAEALDHAERAVEVDDRFAEGWYNRAFFLADRGLTEDALHSIDNAIRLGLRNAPVLEEKARILEELGEDEQAEALAEEANELREQAEQQLVEEREQMRE
- a CDS encoding ornithine cyclodeaminase family protein, which produces MQTLLLDSEDVDENAMMADVIGAVEDAFAAYERGDAQMPAKSYIDLPQYNGDFRSMPAYLDAGNWDAAGLKWVNVHPDNPADHDLPTVMGTMIYSDPETAFPLAVMDGTELTMKRTGAAAAVATDYLAVQDATSLGIVGAGVQSYTQLDAIAQIRPIEEVVVSDLDDERVRRFIETYGDDFDVREGSISEAGHCDVLSTVTPVETPIVGPDDVAEHTHINAMGADAEGKHELADDLLRGARIVIDDHKQCTHSGEINVPYNEGVLTDDDIYGEIGQLVVGEKTGRDADTGVTVFDSTGLAIQDVAAAHVVYEQAASNENGSPFDLVGVQE
- a CDS encoding RlmE family RNA methyltransferase encodes the protein MGRGKDDYYNRAKQQGYRSRAAYKLKQLDDLESLIEGGDTVVDLGAAPGGWLQVAAEKVGPRGRVIGVDLQRIKDLDDSELADRTETLRGDMTQEKTLKRVLDAADGPVDCVVSDMAPNMSGEYSLDQARSLHLARMAFETALELLDTGGNFAVKVFEGPDVDALRADIEAEFQYVRATSPDASRQSSSEIYLLAKGRLTAPVEVGEELEVEIIDTGSEGDGIASVEGYRLFVAGTEEGETVRVRVEDVKPNFGFAELLE
- a CDS encoding Rid family detoxifying hydrolase; the encoded protein is MKRIISTDDAPAAVGAYSQGTTDDSIVFTAGQIPLTPDGELLDDEPIDVQTEQALDNVEAVLEEAGAAMGDVLKMTVLLDDIEEFEAMNEVYASYFDDEPPARSAFEVANLPKGVGIEIEAIASLE